One part of the Leptospira saintgironsiae genome encodes these proteins:
- a CDS encoding 2OG-Fe(II) oxygenase — protein MNPDFAKLNWDSLLENLNSSGAVLQKKVLDEASCLDWISLYNQSDLFRKTVVMEKYRFGFGEYKYFKNPEPEQIIKIKKETYPRLSPLANQWMENLKIDKRFPLDLNTFQDLCVEKGQTQPTSLLLKYGKGGFNTLHQDLYGDIYFPIQLAFFLNEPDKDYEGGEFVLTQSKPRAQSKAIVFRPERGDMIIFTTDFFPVKGAKDYYRSQVKHGVSEVHSGNRHTLGIIFHYAVS, from the coding sequence GTGAACCCAGATTTTGCTAAATTAAACTGGGACAGTCTATTAGAAAATTTGAATTCTTCTGGGGCTGTCCTTCAAAAGAAAGTTTTGGATGAGGCAAGTTGTTTAGATTGGATCTCTTTATACAATCAATCTGATCTATTTCGCAAAACTGTAGTAATGGAAAAATATCGTTTCGGGTTCGGAGAATATAAATATTTCAAAAATCCTGAACCTGAACAAATTATAAAAATCAAAAAGGAAACCTATCCGCGACTTTCTCCATTAGCGAATCAATGGATGGAAAATTTAAAAATAGATAAACGATTTCCTTTAGATCTAAACACTTTTCAAGATTTATGCGTAGAGAAAGGGCAAACCCAACCTACAAGTCTTTTACTCAAATATGGAAAAGGAGGATTTAACACTCTTCACCAAGATTTATATGGAGATATTTATTTTCCGATCCAGTTAGCATTCTTCCTAAATGAACCAGATAAGGATTATGAAGGTGGCGAATTCGTACTAACTCAGTCGAAACCGAGAGCTCAATCTAAAGCTATAGTATTCCGTCCCGAAAGAGGAGATATGATCATATTCACTACTGATTTTTTCCCAGTCAAAGGGGCAAAAGACTATTATAGATCTCAGGTTAAACACGGAGTCAGCGAAGTTCATAGTGGAAACAGACACACTCTGGGTATAATCTTTCATTACGCGGTATCTTAA